The DNA segment CCGGGCGTGACGGGCGCACTCATGACCGCCGCCACCCGCGTGGCCCCGCGACGCCTCCGGACAGCACGAGACAAATGGGCAAGATGGACCGGCTCCTCGGGTGGGATGGAATCGAGGTTCGCGGCATTATCCCGCATGATGCCTGAACCTTCGAGCGGAAATGCCGGAGACGCAGGGGAGAGGATCCCAAGGACGACCGGCGTGCTCGTGGGGCGTCGCGGCCGAAGGACTCGGGAAGGCGGGGCTTCCGTTCCATGACGCCTGGCCGGAGTCCAGCTGCCACAGAAGATCGCGAGGAGACAACCCAGGTGTTCCGCAAGCCGCAGCCCATCGCCTCGCTGGGTCGAACCCTGCTCACCTGGTACGACCAACACCACCGGCGCCTGCCCTGGCGGGAGACCCGCTCCCCCTACCCCGTCTGGATCTCCGAAATCATGCTCCAGCAGACCACCGTCGAGACGGTGATTCCCTACTGGAAGCGCTTCATCGAGAGGCTTCCCGACGTCGAGGCCCTGGCCGCCGCCACCGAGGACCGGGTGCTGACCCTCTGGGCAGGACTCGGCTACTACCGCCGGGCCCGCTTCCTGCGGGCCGCCGCCCGGCATATCGTCGACGTCCACGGAGGCCGCTTTCCCCGGACGGTCGAAGGCTTGCGCGCCTTACCGGGCATCGGAACCTACACGGCGGCAGCCATCGCGTCGATTTGCTTCGATGTTCGCGAACCCGTCGTGGACGGCAACGTGATCCGGGTACTCGGCCGTTGCCTGGCCCTCGAGGAAGACCCCCGACGGGGAACCGGGCGCCGACGCATCGAGGCCGCGGCACGGGAAATCCTGGACCCCGCCCGGCCGGGAGACTCCAACCAGGCCCTGATGGAAGTCGGTGCCATGGTCTGCCGCCCGCGCAGCCCCCGCTGTTCCGCCTGCCCGCTGGCACCCGGCTGCGCGGGGCGAGCGGGGGGGAATCCGGAAACCTACCCTCCCCCGCCGACGCGTTCGCCCATGGTGGAGGTCTGCCGGCTGGGCGTGATCGTCGAGGACTTCCAGGGCCGGCTGCTGCTGCGCCGCGTTCCCGCGGGCGAACACAACGCGGGGCTCTGGGAACTTCCCTGGATCCCAGTGGAGGCTCCCCATCCAGGGATATCCGCACCTCTCCGGCGCCGGCTGGAAGACGCGGTGGGTTTCCCCCTGACCGGTATCACGGGGCCGGTGGCGGAGATCCGCCACGTCATCACCCGGCATCGCATCCAACTCCGCCTGCACCGGGCACGGCCGGCGGGGCCCGCGCCCCGTTCCCGGCGGGGCTGGCGCTGGCTCCCCCCCGCCCAGGCAGGCCGCCTGGCGCTGACAGGGGCCACCGGCAGCGCTCTCGGCACCTTCCACCGCGGGGCGAAGCGTGTCCATCGGGGCTGAGACGCTCAAAAGG comes from the Acidobacteriota bacterium genome and includes:
- the mutY gene encoding A/G-specific adenine glycosylase, which translates into the protein MFRKPQPIASLGRTLLTWYDQHHRRLPWRETRSPYPVWISEIMLQQTTVETVIPYWKRFIERLPDVEALAAATEDRVLTLWAGLGYYRRARFLRAAARHIVDVHGGRFPRTVEGLRALPGIGTYTAAAIASICFDVREPVVDGNVIRVLGRCLALEEDPRRGTGRRRIEAAAREILDPARPGDSNQALMEVGAMVCRPRSPRCSACPLAPGCAGRAGGNPETYPPPPTRSPMVEVCRLGVIVEDFQGRLLLRRVPAGEHNAGLWELPWIPVEAPHPGISAPLRRRLEDAVGFPLTGITGPVAEIRHVITRHRIQLRLHRARPAGPAPRSRRGWRWLPPAQAGRLALTGATGSALGTFHRGAKRVHRG